In one Pasteuria penetrans genomic region, the following are encoded:
- a CDS encoding transposase produces the protein MAVIEGSRSQKEVEEGLKENYPRLLALTSRIEAVSTDRAPAYKNIVQKVC, from the coding sequence CGAAGGTAGTAGGAGTCAAAAAGAAGTAGAAGAGGGTCTAAAGGAGAATTATCCTAGGTTGCTTGCATTGACATCAAGGATAGAGGCGGTGTCCACAGATCGCGCCCCGGCATACAAAAATATCGTGCAGAAGGTATGTTAG